The following are from one region of the Staphylococcus argenteus genome:
- the recJ gene encoding single-stranded-DNA-specific exonuclease RecJ codes for MIKPKYKWKLTKPTEYINEETISKLKLTPIVKKILESKAIIDEHDIESIIADIDINHDPYQLSDMSKAVERIKNAVSNDEKILVYGDYDADGVTSTTILVTTLQLLGAQVGWHIPNRFTEGYGPNELAFRNAHDEGISLIITVDNGIQGHNEIKMVQELGVDVIVTDHHEIGKTLPEAYAIVHPMHPSFEYPFQQLCGAGVAYKLSQALIGNVPDYFKALAAIGTIADLVSLTDENRSLVKQGLKILNNNCPISIKALLQEAGYNDHIDEETIGFIIGPRLNAVGRLDDASLACELLMTEDEEEAVFLAEQVEHFNRERKDIVASITEEAMAMADEQVKAGNLFLLLAKENWHEGVLGIVASKIVETYALPTLILNIDREQNHAKGSARSIDQVSMFEILSAHQDLIAKFGGHHMAAGMTMDIENVDMLAKGLNEWMNALAETTSLDPVKTVDVLLTENDITIKNIRDMNRLRPFGTDFSRPLFEMDDLSVSSVKAIGQQKNHLKMTLGESNIAALFWQNGHLETELQDEQPINILGSVQINEWNGNQTPQLIIQDIAMNEQQILDYRSKRKSLPFTENDENIVVLIHPKSDKVNANEYYYGEEINQQSDKVVLRDLPTSMDDLSSTLRQLQFSQLYLVLQHSHSIYFEGIPHMNVFKKCYKALITKQETNIQQDGMLLCQHLNVKPDALKFMLKVFLDLNFITQEDGTIYINQQPDKRAIDSSKVYQLRQQRMDVEKQLLYQDFSELKNWIKSQLS; via the coding sequence ATGATAAAACCAAAGTATAAGTGGAAATTAACAAAACCAACTGAATACATAAATGAAGAAACAATATCTAAATTAAAATTGACGCCAATTGTGAAGAAAATATTAGAAAGTAAGGCAATTATTGATGAACATGATATTGAATCAATTATTGCGGACATAGATATAAATCATGATCCTTACCAATTAAGCGACATGAGTAAGGCCGTTGAAAGAATTAAAAATGCGGTATCTAATGATGAAAAAATCTTAGTATATGGTGACTATGACGCTGATGGTGTTACTTCAACGACTATTTTAGTTACGACATTACAGCTTTTAGGTGCACAAGTAGGTTGGCATATACCTAATCGTTTTACTGAAGGATATGGTCCAAACGAATTAGCATTTCGAAATGCACACGATGAAGGCATCTCTTTAATAATAACAGTTGATAATGGTATACAAGGTCATAATGAAATTAAAATGGTTCAAGAACTTGGTGTTGATGTAATTGTTACTGATCACCATGAAATTGGTAAAACATTACCAGAAGCATACGCAATTGTACATCCGATGCACCCATCATTTGAATATCCGTTTCAACAATTATGTGGTGCAGGTGTAGCTTATAAATTGTCTCAAGCATTAATAGGAAATGTACCTGACTATTTTAAAGCATTAGCAGCCATAGGTACTATTGCAGACTTGGTTTCGTTAACGGATGAAAATCGTTCACTTGTGAAACAAGGTTTGAAAATATTAAATAACAATTGTCCAATATCTATTAAAGCATTGCTTCAAGAAGCGGGATACAATGATCACATCGATGAAGAGACTATAGGCTTTATCATTGGACCTAGATTAAATGCTGTTGGGCGTTTAGATGATGCTTCATTAGCTTGTGAATTACTGATGACAGAAGACGAAGAAGAAGCTGTATTTTTAGCAGAACAGGTTGAACACTTTAATCGTGAAAGAAAAGATATTGTTGCATCTATTACTGAAGAAGCTATGGCAATGGCTGATGAACAAGTTAAAGCAGGGAATTTATTCCTTCTTCTAGCAAAAGAAAATTGGCATGAAGGTGTGTTAGGTATTGTCGCGTCGAAAATTGTTGAAACATATGCATTACCGACTCTTATTTTAAATATTGATAGAGAACAAAATCATGCTAAGGGTTCAGCGAGATCAATCGATCAAGTGTCTATGTTCGAAATATTATCAGCACATCAAGATTTAATTGCTAAGTTTGGTGGTCATCATATGGCTGCAGGTATGACGATGGATATCGAAAATGTTGATATGTTAGCTAAAGGTTTGAATGAATGGATGAATGCTTTAGCTGAAACAACATCACTAGATCCTGTAAAAACAGTAGACGTGTTATTAACAGAGAATGATATAACAATTAAAAATATACGCGATATGAATCGTTTGCGACCATTTGGAACGGATTTTTCTAGACCACTTTTTGAAATGGACGATTTATCAGTTTCATCGGTTAAAGCAATTGGTCAACAAAAAAATCACTTGAAAATGACATTAGGTGAAAGTAATATAGCTGCATTATTTTGGCAAAATGGACATTTAGAAACAGAATTGCAAGATGAACAACCAATCAATATTTTGGGTTCAGTTCAAATCAATGAATGGAATGGTAATCAAACACCACAATTGATTATTCAAGATATAGCGATGAATGAACAACAAATATTAGATTATCGAAGTAAAAGAAAAAGTTTACCTTTTACAGAAAATGATGAAAATATTGTCGTGCTTATTCATCCTAAAAGTGATAAAGTAAATGCGAATGAATATTATTATGGGGAAGAAATTAATCAGCAGTCGGATAAAGTTGTGTTAAGAGATTTGCCAACTTCTATGGATGACTTGTCAAGTACATTACGACAGCTACAATTTTCTCAACTCTATTTAGTTTTACAGCATAGTCATTCGATTTATTTCGAAGGTATACCTCACATGAATGTCTTTAAAAAATGTTATAAAGCTTTAATTACTAAACAAGAAACAAATATTCAACAAGATGGTATGTTATTGTGTCAGCATTTAAATGTTAAACCAGATGCACTTAAATTCATGCTCAAAGTTTTCTTAGATTTAAACTTTATAACACAAGAAGATGGTACGATTTACATTAATCAACAACCAGATAAAAGAGCAATCGATTCTAGTAAAGTATATCAATTAAGACAACAACGTATGGATGTAGAAAAGCAATTATTATATCAAGATTTTTCAGAATTAAAAAATTGGATAAAGTCACAATTGTCGTGA
- the secDF gene encoding protein translocase subunit SecDF — MKKSSRIIAFLLLVVLLFAGMAATYKSVVKNVNLGLDLQGGFEVLYQVDPLHKGDKIDKKALQSTAQTLENRVNVLGVSEPKIQVEEPNRIRVQLAGVTDQNEARKILSSQANLTIRDAEDKVKLNGSDIKQGSAKQEFKQETNQPTVTFKVKDKNKFKKVTEEISKKRDNVMVVWLDFKKGDSYKKEAQKKNPKFISAASVDQPINSDSVEISGGFKGQEGVKKAKQIAELLNAGSLPVDLKEIYSNSVGAQFGQDALDKTVFASFIGVALIYLFMLGFYRLPGLVAIIALTTYIYLTLVAFNFISGVLTLPGLAALVLGVGMAVDANIIMYERIKDELRIGRTIKQAFSKANKSSFLTIFDSNLTTVIAAAVLFFFGESSVKGFATMLLLGILMIFVTAVFLSRFLLSLLVSSNVFKNQYWLFGVNKNKRHNISEGVDVHDLKTSFEKWNFVKLAKPLIGVSILIVVVGLVILYIFKLNLGIDFSSGTRVDFQSKQTISQQKVEQVVKDSGLKADQIQINGKDNKVATVQFKDDLTRAQDNKLSDNIKSKFGDTPQINTVSPIIGQELAKNAMLALIYASIGIIIYVSLRFEWRMGLSSVLALLHDVFIIVAIFSLFRIEVDLTFIAAVLTIVGYSINDTIVTFDRVRENLQKIKVITTPEQIDDIVNRSIRQTMTRSVNTVLTVIVVVVAILFFGAPTIFNFTLALFIGLISGVFSSIFIAVPLWGMMKKRQLKKSPKHKLVVYKDKKSNDEKILV, encoded by the coding sequence GTGAAGAAAAGTAGTAGAATAATTGCATTCTTACTTTTAGTCGTATTGTTGTTTGCCGGAATGGCTGCAACTTATAAAAGTGTAGTAAAGAATGTCAATTTAGGACTTGATTTGCAAGGTGGATTTGAAGTGCTTTATCAAGTTGACCCGTTACATAAGGGCGATAAAATAGATAAAAAAGCTTTACAATCAACGGCGCAAACTTTAGAAAATCGTGTAAACGTATTAGGTGTTTCTGAACCTAAGATACAAGTTGAAGAACCAAATCGAATTAGGGTTCAACTTGCTGGTGTAACAGACCAGAACGAAGCACGTAAAATTTTATCTTCTCAAGCAAATTTAACAATTCGTGATGCCGAAGATAAAGTGAAATTAAATGGTTCTGATATTAAGCAAGGCTCTGCAAAGCAAGAGTTTAAACAAGAAACGAACCAGCCAACAGTTACTTTTAAAGTTAAAGATAAAAATAAATTCAAAAAGGTAACTGAAGAAATCTCTAAAAAACGTGACAACGTCATGGTAGTTTGGCTAGATTTCAAAAAAGGCGACAGCTATAAAAAAGAAGCTCAAAAGAAAAATCCTAAATTTATTTCTGCAGCAAGTGTTGATCAACCGATTAACTCAGATAGTGTAGAAATCTCTGGTGGATTTAAAGGGCAAGAAGGCGTTAAAAAGGCTAAACAAATTGCTGAATTGTTAAACGCAGGTTCATTACCAGTTGACTTAAAAGAAATTTACTCAAATTCAGTTGGTGCTCAATTTGGACAAGATGCATTAGATAAAACTGTATTTGCATCATTCATTGGTGTAGCTTTAATTTATCTATTCATGTTAGGTTTCTACAGATTACCTGGTTTAGTAGCAATTATTGCTTTAACAACATACATCTATCTAACATTAGTTGCATTTAATTTCATTTCAGGTGTACTTACACTGCCAGGCTTAGCAGCATTAGTATTAGGTGTAGGTATGGCCGTCGATGCTAATATTATTATGTATGAGCGTATTAAAGATGAACTTCGAATCGGACGCACGATTAAGCAAGCCTTTTCTAAAGCGAATAAGAGCTCATTCTTAACAATCTTTGACTCAAACTTAACAACTGTTATAGCCGCAGCAGTATTATTCTTCTTCGGTGAAAGTTCAGTTAAAGGTTTTGCTACTATGTTATTATTAGGTATCTTAATGATCTTTGTTACAGCAGTCTTCTTATCAAGATTCTTATTATCATTATTAGTTTCATCAAACGTCTTCAAAAATCAATATTGGTTGTTTGGAGTTAATAAGAATAAGAGACATAACATTAGTGAAGGCGTTGATGTTCACGACCTTAAAACATCATTTGAAAAATGGAACTTTGTTAAATTAGCAAAACCATTAATTGGTGTGAGTATTTTAATAGTTGTTGTTGGATTGGTTATTCTTTATATCTTCAAGTTGAATTTAGGTATTGATTTCTCAAGTGGTACACGTGTAGATTTCCAATCAAAACAAACTATTTCACAACAAAAAGTTGAACAGGTTGTAAAAGATAGCGGACTTAAGGCGGATCAAATTCAAATTAATGGTAAAGATAATAAAGTAGCAACAGTTCAATTTAAAGATGATTTAACACGTGCTCAAGATAATAAGTTGAGCGATAATATTAAATCAAAATTTGGTGACACGCCTCAAATTAATACTGTATCACCTATAATTGGACAAGAATTAGCTAAAAATGCCATGTTAGCGTTAATCTATGCATCTATTGGTATCATTATCTATGTGTCATTACGATTTGAATGGCGAATGGGTCTGTCATCAGTATTGGCATTATTACATGACGTATTCATAATCGTTGCTATCTTTAGTTTATTTAGAATTGAAGTAGATTTAACATTTATTGCAGCGGTTCTTACAATTGTTGGTTATTCAATTAACGATACAATTGTTACGTTTGACCGTGTACGTGAGAACCTTCAGAAAATAAAAGTTATTACTACACCTGAACAAATTGACGATATCGTTAATAGATCGATAAGACAGACAATGACTCGTTCAGTCAATACGGTGTTAACAGTAATTGTTGTTGTGGTTGCTATCTTATTCTTTGGAGCGCCTACAATATTTAACTTTACATTAGCATTATTTATCGGATTAATTTCTGGTGTGTTCTCATCAATCTTTATAGCAGTTCCTCTATGGGGAATGATGAAAAAACGTCAATTGAAAAAATCTCCAAAACACAAATTAGTTGTGTATAAAGATAAAAAATCAAATGACGAAAAGATATTAGTATAA
- the yajC gene encoding preprotein translocase subunit YajC has protein sequence MQFSLLIYIVVIFAVMYFLMIRPQQKRAKQHRELINNIESGQRITTIGGIKGTVKAVDETTVVITVNGHGTELTFEKPAIKQVDPS, from the coding sequence ATGCAATTTTCATTACTTATATATATAGTCGTAATTTTTGCGGTTATGTATTTCTTAATGATCAGACCACAACAAAAACGTGCTAAGCAGCACCGTGAGTTGATTAATAACATTGAATCTGGTCAAAGAATTACTACAATTGGTGGTATTAAAGGTACTGTTAAAGCGGTAGATGAAACAACTGTTGTAATTACAGTAAACGGTCATGGTACTGAATTAACATTCGAAAAACCAGCAATTAAACAAGTTGACCCTTCATAA
- the tgt gene encoding tRNA guanosine(34) transglycosylase Tgt, translated as MPAVTYEHIKTCKQSGARLGIVHTPHGSFETPMFMPVGTKATVKTMSPEELRQIEAKIILGNTYHLWLQPGNDIIKHAGGLHKFMNWDGPILTDSGGFQVFSLSNLRKITEEGVEFRHHTNGSKLFLSPEKSMQIQNDLGSDIMMAFDECPPMPAEYDYVKKSIERTTRWAKRCLDAHQRPEDQALFGIIQGGEYEDLREQSAKDLVELDFPGYAIGGLSVGEPKPVMYKMVEHTEQFMPKDKPRYLMGVGSPDALIECSIRGMDMFDCVLPTRIARNGTCMTSQGRLVIKNAKFADDLRPLDENCDCYTCQNYSRAYIRHLIKAEETFGIRLTTIHNLHFLLKLMEDIRQAIREDRLLDFKDEFFEQYGLNVENPKNF; from the coding sequence ATGCCTGCAGTAACATATGAACACATTAAAACTTGTAAACAATCTGGTGCTCGTTTAGGTATTGTACACACACCACACGGTTCATTTGAAACACCGATGTTTATGCCAGTAGGTACTAAAGCGACTGTTAAAACAATGAGTCCAGAGGAGTTAAGACAGATTGAGGCGAAAATCATTTTAGGGAATACGTATCATTTGTGGTTACAACCTGGAAATGATATTATCAAACACGCTGGGGGATTACATAAATTCATGAATTGGGATGGTCCAATTTTAACAGATTCAGGCGGTTTCCAAGTGTTTAGTTTGAGTAATTTACGTAAAATTACCGAGGAAGGTGTCGAATTTAGACATCATACTAATGGTTCTAAATTATTTTTGAGTCCTGAGAAATCAATGCAAATTCAAAATGATTTAGGTTCTGATATTATGATGGCATTTGATGAATGCCCGCCTATGCCTGCGGAATATGATTATGTAAAAAAATCAATTGAACGTACAACACGTTGGGCAAAAAGATGTCTAGATGCACACCAACGACCTGAAGATCAAGCACTATTCGGCATTATTCAAGGTGGCGAATATGAAGATTTAAGAGAGCAAAGTGCAAAGGATTTAGTAGAATTAGATTTTCCTGGTTATGCAATCGGAGGTTTGTCAGTCGGTGAGCCTAAGCCAGTTATGTATAAAATGGTTGAACATACAGAGCAATTTATGCCTAAAGATAAACCAAGATATCTAATGGGTGTAGGATCTCCAGATGCATTAATCGAATGTAGTATTCGCGGTATGGATATGTTTGATTGTGTTTTACCGACACGTATTGCCAGAAATGGTACTTGTATGACATCGCAAGGGCGATTGGTTATTAAAAATGCAAAATTTGCAGATGATTTAAGACCTTTGGATGAGAATTGTGATTGTTACACATGTCAAAACTACTCAAGAGCGTATATACGTCATTTAATCAAAGCAGAGGAAACTTTTGGTATTCGTCTTACTACTATTCATAATTTACATTTTCTGCTAAAATTAATGGAAGATATAAGACAAGCCATTCGAGAAGATCGTCTTTTAGATTTTAAAGATGAGTTCTTCGAGCAATATGGATTAAATGTTGAGAACCCAAAAAACTTTTAA
- the queA gene encoding tRNA preQ1(34) S-adenosylmethionine ribosyltransferase-isomerase QueA — protein sequence MNIEEFDYDLPESLIAQTPLKDRDQSRLLVMDRETGEMKHLHFKDIIEYFRAGDTLVLNDTRVMPARLFGLKEETGAKVEMLMLTQIEGNDWEVLLKPAKRIKVGNKLSFGNGKIVAECIKEMDQGGRIMRLHYEGILQERLDELGEMPLPPYIKERLDDPDRYQTVYAKESGSAAAPTAGLHFTDELLAKIKNKGVNIAFVTLHVGLGTFRPVSVNDVNDHEMHSEYYQMTQETADLLNDTKSKGHRIISVGTTSTRTLETIRRDYDQFVATSGWTNIFIYPGFEFKAIDGQITNFHLPKSTLVMLVSAFSTRENVLNAYRTAVSLEYRFFSFGDAMLII from the coding sequence GTGAATATTGAAGAATTTGACTACGACTTGCCAGAATCTTTAATAGCTCAAACGCCATTAAAAGATCGTGATCAAAGTCGTCTATTAGTCATGGATAGAGAAACTGGCGAGATGAAACATTTACATTTTAAAGATATTATTGAATACTTTCGTGCAGGTGATACGTTAGTGTTAAATGATACTAGAGTGATGCCTGCTAGACTCTTCGGTTTAAAAGAAGAAACAGGTGCTAAAGTTGAAATGTTAATGCTGACTCAAATAGAAGGTAATGATTGGGAAGTCTTGCTTAAACCTGCTAAAAGAATCAAAGTTGGTAATAAATTAAGTTTTGGTAATGGTAAAATTGTAGCCGAATGTATTAAAGAAATGGACCAGGGCGGACGCATTATGCGCTTGCATTATGAAGGTATTTTACAAGAACGCTTAGATGAATTAGGTGAGATGCCGCTACCACCATATATCAAAGAGCGCTTAGATGATCCTGATCGTTACCAAACGGTTTATGCTAAGGAAAGTGGCTCGGCAGCAGCACCGACAGCCGGATTACATTTCACAGATGAGTTATTAGCCAAAATTAAAAATAAAGGAGTTAATATCGCATTTGTTACATTGCATGTTGGCTTGGGTACATTTAGGCCTGTCAGTGTTAATGATGTAAATGATCATGAAATGCATAGTGAATATTATCAAATGACTCAAGAAACCGCTGACTTATTAAATGATACGAAGTCTAAAGGGCATCGAATCATTTCAGTTGGTACAACTTCTACACGCACACTTGAAACTATTCGACGAGACTATGATCAATTTGTAGCGACAAGTGGTTGGACTAATATTTTTATTTATCCAGGGTTTGAATTTAAAGCAATTGATGGTCAAATAACTAATTTTCATTTGCCAAAATCAACTTTGGTTATGCTTGTGTCAGCGTTTAGTACTCGTGAAAATGTTCTAAATGCATATAGAACAGCTGTAAGTTTAGAGTATAGATTCTTTAGTTTTGGCGATGCAATGTTAATTATATAA
- the ruvB gene encoding Holliday junction branch migration DNA helicase RuvB — translation MDERMVDQSMHSEESDFELSLRPTRLRQYIGQNSIKSNLEVFIKAAKLRHEPLDHVLLFGPPGLGKTTLSNIIANEMDVNIRTVSGPSLERPGDLAAILSGLQPGDVLFIDEIHRLSSVVEEVLYPAMEDFFLDIIIGKGDEARSIRIDLPPFTLVGATTRAGSLTGPLRDRFGVHLRLEYYNESDLKEIIIRTAEVLGTGIDEASAIELAKRSRGTPRVANRLLKRVRDFQQVNEDDQIYIKTTKHALGLLQVDQHGLDYIDHKMMNCIINQYNGGPVGLDTIAVTIGEERITIEDVYEPFLIQKGFLERTPRGRRATPLAYEHFAKSNEERE, via the coding sequence ATGGATGAACGTATGGTTGATCAATCAATGCATAGTGAAGAATCTGATTTTGAATTGTCGTTAAGACCTACGAGATTACGACAATATATTGGTCAAAATTCAATAAAAAGTAATTTAGAAGTCTTTATAAAAGCAGCTAAACTACGCCATGAACCATTAGACCATGTATTGCTTTTTGGCCCCCCTGGACTAGGTAAAACAACATTATCTAATATTATTGCTAATGAAATGGACGTTAATATACGTACAGTGTCAGGCCCTTCCTTAGAAAGACCTGGTGATTTAGCTGCTATTTTATCGGGACTTCAACCAGGAGATGTGTTATTTATTGATGAAATACACAGATTAAGTAGTGTAGTTGAAGAAGTTTTATATCCTGCAATGGAAGATTTCTTTTTAGATATAATTATAGGTAAAGGGGATGAGGCTAGAAGTATCCGAATCGATTTACCTCCATTTACTTTGGTCGGTGCAACTACCCGAGCTGGGAGTTTAACAGGCCCCTTAAGAGACCGATTTGGTGTACATTTAAGGTTAGAATATTATAACGAATCAGACTTAAAAGAGATTATCATTAGAACTGCAGAAGTTCTAGGAACAGGTATAGATGAAGCTAGTGCCATTGAGCTTGCTAAACGTTCGCGTGGTACACCACGTGTAGCGAATCGTTTATTAAAACGCGTGCGTGATTTTCAACAAGTGAATGAAGATGATCAAATCTACATCAAAACTACTAAACATGCATTAGGTTTACTTCAAGTTGATCAACATGGATTGGATTATATTGATCATAAAATGATGAATTGCATAATTAATCAATATAATGGTGGACCTGTCGGATTAGATACGATTGCTGTAACAATTGGTGAAGAGAGAATAACAATTGAAGACGTTTACGAACCTTTTTTAATTCAAAAAGGATTTTTAGAACGTACACCGCGTGGTAGAAGAGCTACACCATTAGCTTATGAACATTTTGCAAAGTCAAATGAGGAGAGGGAATAA
- the ruvA gene encoding Holliday junction branch migration protein RuvA — translation MYAYVKGKLTHLYPTHVVVETAGVGYEIQTPNSYRFQKYLDQDVLIHTSLIVREDAQLLYGFSSEEEKDMFLSLIKVTGIGPKSALAILATSTPNEVKRAIENENDTYLTKFPGIGKKTARQIVLDLKGKVKITEEDSDSILQVDPTSTVQDQFVQEAMLALEALGYSKRELTKVEKTLNKNKYDSVDEAVKAGLQIVVS, via the coding sequence ATGTACGCGTATGTCAAAGGTAAGTTAACACATTTATATCCAACACATGTGGTAGTTGAAACTGCAGGTGTTGGGTATGAAATTCAAACACCAAATTCTTATCGTTTTCAAAAGTATCTAGATCAAGATGTTTTAATACATACATCTTTAATAGTTCGCGAAGATGCCCAACTATTGTATGGTTTTAGTAGCGAAGAAGAAAAAGATATGTTTTTGAGTTTAATTAAAGTTACTGGTATAGGACCTAAATCTGCATTAGCTATTTTAGCAACTAGTACACCTAACGAGGTAAAACGTGCTATTGAAAATGAAAATGACACGTATTTAACTAAATTCCCTGGAATCGGTAAAAAGACAGCAAGACAAATTGTATTAGATTTAAAAGGTAAAGTTAAAATTACCGAAGAAGATAGCGATTCAATATTGCAAGTAGATCCAACCTCTACAGTACAAGATCAATTTGTACAAGAGGCAATGTTAGCATTAGAAGCATTGGGTTATTCTAAACGAGAACTTACAAAAGTAGAGAAAACGTTAAATAAAAATAAATACGACTCTGTTGATGAGGCTGTAAAAGCAGGTCTACAAATAGTTGTATCTTAA
- a CDS encoding ACT domain-containing protein — MDNKDYKKFYLIREDVLPESVVKTLKIKDALKNDPTLSIYDAVKQFDLSRSAFYKYRETIFPVDDKMLDHREFTLILYVTDIVGMLARVLDVISKLELSVLTIHQSIPMEEKATITLSLNAKSKDTSAEDVIVALRNLDYVSKVELISMSM, encoded by the coding sequence ATGGACAATAAAGATTATAAAAAGTTTTATTTAATTAGAGAAGATGTATTGCCAGAATCAGTGGTTAAAACTTTGAAAATTAAAGATGCCTTAAAAAATGATCCTACATTGTCCATTTATGATGCAGTTAAGCAGTTTGATTTATCTAGAAGTGCATTTTACAAATATAGAGAAACTATATTTCCAGTAGATGATAAAATGTTAGACCATAGAGAGTTTACATTAATATTGTACGTTACTGACATTGTCGGTATGTTAGCGCGTGTTTTAGATGTTATTTCTAAATTAGAACTTTCGGTTTTAACAATTCATCAAAGTATTCCAATGGAAGAAAAAGCGACCATCACATTGTCTTTAAATGCAAAATCTAAGGACACTTCTGCAGAAGATGTCATCGTAGCTTTAAGAAATTTAGATTATGTATCTAAAGTAGAATTAATTAGTATGAGTATGTAA